The Actinomycetota bacterium genome has a window encoding:
- a CDS encoding DUF3105 domain-containing protein, translating to MPSKKKKSGKKKRQAPPRGPRPAQTQAVVPDPDHPAPAAAVPASAAEERRVSAKARREAQQRKRQAQQRRKRLRNVAILTILVLAAAGFVVYRAAQGRQEAKRLAKVARSAGCSEIKETGDTGENQHMKPGEAQPKYDTSPPTHGRHWPTALQARVYDEQFAETPPQPNNPQNPPTIVQAVHSLEHGYIIVWHNGLEDADLEKLEDAYGEQEKVIVVPYPKLKDGKVALTAWGRMQTCPAVDKKVIDAFVDRFREAKSAPEPNAP from the coding sequence ATGCCGAGCAAAAAGAAGAAGTCGGGAAAGAAAAAGCGGCAGGCCCCGCCGAGGGGTCCTCGTCCCGCGCAGACACAGGCTGTGGTCCCCGACCCGGACCACCCCGCGCCCGCCGCCGCGGTTCCGGCTTCGGCTGCCGAGGAGCGTCGGGTTTCTGCCAAGGCGCGCCGGGAGGCCCAGCAGCGCAAGCGGCAGGCCCAGCAGCGCCGCAAGCGCCTGCGCAACGTAGCCATCCTGACCATCCTGGTCCTGGCTGCGGCAGGCTTCGTGGTCTACCGGGCCGCTCAGGGGCGCCAGGAGGCCAAGCGCCTGGCGAAAGTGGCCCGGTCCGCTGGTTGCTCGGAAATCAAGGAGACCGGGGACACCGGGGAGAACCAGCACATGAAGCCGGGCGAGGCGCAGCCGAAGTACGACACGTCGCCGCCCACCCACGGGCGTCACTGGCCCACGGCGCTGCAGGCCAGGGTTTACGACGAACAGTTCGCGGAGACGCCGCCTCAGCCGAACAACCCGCAGAACCCGCCGACGATCGTGCAGGCGGTGCACTCCCTGGAGCACGGCTACATCATCGTCTGGCACAACGGGCTCGAGGACGCCGACCTCGAGAAGCTTGAGGACGCCTACGGGGAGCAGGAGAAGGTGATTGTCGTCCCCTACCCGAAACTGAAGGACGGCAAGGTTGCGCTAACGGCGTGGGGCCGGATGCAGACCTGCCCGGCCGTTGACAAGAAGGTCATCGACGCGTTCGTCGACCGGTTCAGGGAAGCGAAGAGCGCTCCGGAGCCCAACGCCCCCTAA